In Leuconostoc kimchii IMSNU 11154, the DNA window CCATACGCTTTTCCAAATGCTTATTTTGAGAAAGATAATACGTTGTCGGAGACCAATTCGAAAGGAGACTTCATTTTCCGAGATTTCCAAGATGGGTTAGAATTTATTAGTATCATGTTTGATATGAAAAATGAAGCTGACACGACTGCGACAAAGCATAGAAATATGGACTTTTTCAAGGAGCTAGACAAAGATCGCCGTGAAAAAAAGACAGAATATGCTGTCTTGGTGTCTATGCTAGAAGCTGACAGCGATTACTATAATACTGGGATTGTGCAAGTCTCAGAGTATGATAAAATGTATGTGATTCGGCCACAATTCTTCATTCAGTTCATTGGGGTGTTACGTAATGCAGCGTTGAATAGTGTGGCTTATAAGCAAGAATTAGAACAGGTACGCGAGCAAAATGTCGATATTACACATTTTGAAAGTGATCTGACAAACTTTAAAACAGCCTTTGGTAAAAATTATCAAAGTGCCTCAAAAAACTTTAAAACAGCTATTGATGAGATTGATAAGTCGATTGCACGTATGGAAGCCGTTAAACGCTCGCTGACGACGTCTGAGAACCAGTTGCGTTTAGCTAACAATAAATTGGAAGATGTGAGCGTTAAGAAGCTGACAAGGGGTAATCCAACGATGAAGGCGAAGTTTGATGAGGTTGGTGGGTAAAGTGTACAAAAAGCAATGTACATTGCTTTTTGATATCAACTAAATTACTTGTCAGCAAGTGATGCGATGTAGTTAGGAAAATTAATAGGATTATTGAAAGGTTTAACAATATAAAAAATTTCACAGCTAGCTTGAGCTTGTTGGAAGAGATTATAATTCTTAATTTGAATTTTTTCGATTGTTTCAAAAATAGACTATAATTAAATCAAACACTACGCCACTTATTGATGTAGTGTTAAGTGGTTGATATATTAACAGGAAAAAATTGATGTTTAAATGAACGATTTACTAAGTTGAAAAACAAAATTAAATGACGATAATCTTAGATATAATTGCGGATTAAGTAAGTAGTTAATGACAACCTATAAGGGGGCAAGTTAATGAATGAATTTGAAATAACTATACCAAATAATAAATCACTAATTGTTGATGTGACAGACAAGACACTTTACAATTATGATTTTGGAAGTTACTCGTTAGCACCATTACAAAAAGCAGCTGGCATAACTATTGGGGAAAAAATAAAAAAAGAATTAATTGCAAATGTTTCTAAAGCCGAGCTACTTCAAAAATCAGGATCAAAAAATAATGTAGAATATGTTGCCAAATTTACTAACGAAGCTAGAGAAAAATTAAAAACTGGAGAATGGTCATTAGGCGTCAAAAAGGATACAAACGACTTATTTGGCATTATCAAGGAGACTAAAACAGGTAAAAACAAAAGCATAATAACTTTAGATGCCAAAACTGTTGATAAATTAGGAAATTTGACTGAACTTTCTGCAATACAAGGACAGTTAACTGAAATAACTGAACAAATTGAAGGCTTGAATCGACTAATTGAACGTATAGAGCAAGGACAATATAATGATCGTTTTGCAGGGTTTTTCAGTGCACGACAGTTAGTCATTGAAGCATTGGCCAGTAATAATAACGATCTTAAAAAAGATTTATTAATATCAGCAGTTAAAACTAATAATGACACAATTGCAAAATTAATGTTTACGATACGACAAGATGCAGATGCTTTTATTGATATGAAGACAAAGGCTAAGGATGCAAAGCGTATTGATGATTTTCTTCAGAATTCAATTGGTTATTTGAATGCTTCAATACAATTAAATTTGGTTGCTTATACTGCAATGGGTGAAAAAATGCCATTGATGGCAACGTTGGTGAATTATCAATCTTTTATTGAACAGACATTGCTAAAGCAAATTGGTGATTCAGAAAAATCAGTTTCATGGAAAATTGATAATATGCATCAAGGAACAGAGGGGAAGTTCAATAAAATTGCTCAGAATGTATCTGGTAAAATTACTAGCTTAGTCCATAACATGGAAAAACTTAAAATTGGAGAATTAACTAATGACAGTATCGGATGAAAAAGTATGTAAGGTTCCAGGATGCAGCAAAGAAGTCTATAACGCAAAATCATTTTTTTGTGGAGAACATAAAAGAAGCGTAAAAGAAAATGGAAAAAAAGCACTACAAACAGCTGTTACAGTGGTTGCTGCTGTTGGTGTAGTTGCAGTAAAAATTAAAAAAAGTTTAAAGAAATAAAATACGCATTCACTGCGTACAGTAATATCAAAATGCAATTTATTATGAGTAACAAGTTGATTATATACTATAACCACAAAGGTATTAAAGCAAAAGCCATAACAGTCTGTTATGGCTTGAATTTATAAACTTCAGAGCGTTTACCAACATAAAGTGCAGTAATGATGAATACCTGATTATCAACCTTTGTAATGATACGAAAATCACCAATACGAAAGCGAATAAGACCAGATAACTCACCGGTTAGTGCTTTACCAGGTGATGTTGGGAAATCAACATCATGTAGGTGCGTGATAATCCATTTGGTAATCAGACGTTGTGTTGATTTGTCTAGTTTGCGAAACGTTTTCTTATAAGAGTCTGCAAATGCGACAGTATATTTAGTCATTGTCAGTCAAATCCATTAAATCAAATTCAGTTAAGAAATCATCGAGTGAAGTTGTCTTAAAATCATCTGCTTCCCATGCCTTATAAGCATTTTCGGCAATTTGATAATCCATTAAATCGGCCATTTTTTCAGCAACGGCCTGTTCAATAAATTTTGAAGTTGAAATATGTTGGTTATGAGCGTAGGCTTTGACGTTTTCCATTAAGGTATCATCAAAACGAACTGAAGTCGCATATGTGGCCATTAGAATTCCTCCGTGATATTTGTAGTTATATTATACTACAATTTGTAGTTGGATGTGGGTACAATAATTATTGATAACAGATGAATAAAATAAAGGTGCAACAAATTAAACATTTGCTCAATTTGCGAAACGGGCATATCAAAAGCCTAATTCAAAGTGACATTGCCATTTTCATCAATTTTACCAATACTTGTTTTCTTATCGCGTGTCCAAATAGAAACGTTTTTTGAGGGATACATAGGTGCTAAGCTAAGGCCCCATGCTTGAATCTGTTTTAACTTGTCATCACGCTTCAAATTAGATGTTACAAGGTATTTAATATTTTCAATATCAATATTTCTGTCTCTATCATTTTGTGCTATTCTAGTTCCAATAATATTGATAAATTTATTCAACGTGTTTTTTCCTGTTATTTTATTCATTGT includes these proteins:
- a CDS encoding DUF6290 family protein, with the protein product MATYATSVRFDDTLMENVKAYAHNQHISTSKFIEQAVAEKMADLMDYQIAENAYKAWEADDFKTTSLDDFLTEFDLMDLTDND
- a CDS encoding type II toxin-antitoxin system RelE family toxin, producing the protein MTKYTVAFADSYKKTFRKLDKSTQRLITKWIITHLHDVDFPTSPGKALTGELSGLIRFRIGDFRIITKVDNQVFIITALYVGKRSEVYKFKP